One part of the Salvelinus sp. IW2-2015 linkage group LG28, ASM291031v2, whole genome shotgun sequence genome encodes these proteins:
- the trib2 gene encoding tribbles homolog 2 isoform X1, producing the protein MNIQRSNPINISRYGRSRHKATEFEELSCLRTTESSQSFSPNLGSPSPPETPDSSHCISCIGNYLLLEPLEGDHVFRAAHLHTGEELVCKVFEIGRYQESLAAYFALGRHEHINQVVEILLGEQRAYVFFERSHGDMHSFVRTCKKLREDEAARLFRQIASAVAHCHDNGVVLRDLKLRKFVFRNEDRSLVKLESLEDTYILEGHDDSLSDKHGCPAYVSPEILNASGSYSGKAADVWSLGVMLYTILVGRYPFHDVEPGSLFSKIRRGHFSIPETLTPKAKCLIRSILRREPAERLTSREILEHPWFLSSGAAGGAVVQGRGEREQEQTVPEVNMEEELDQFFS; encoded by the exons ATGAACATACAAAGATCAAATCCCATCAACATCTCGCGTTATGGGAGATCACGGCACAAAGCAACCGAATTCGAGGAGTTATCTTGCTTGAGGACAacagaatccagccagagtttCAGTCCTAACCTAGGATCCCCTAGCCCCCCTGAAACACCAGATTCCTCCCACTGTATCTCCTGCATCGGGAACTACCTGCTCCTCGAGCCATTGGAGGGGGACCACGTTTTCAGAGCCGCCCACCTGCACACCGGTGAAGAGCTTGTATGTAAG GTGTTTGAGATAGGCCGTTACCAGGAGTCCCTGGCAGCCTACTTCGCCCTGGGCAGACATGAGCACATCAACCAGGTGGTGGAGATCCTGCTGGGGGAGCAGCGGGCCTACGTCTTCTTCGAGAGGAGCCACGGAGACATGCACTCCTTCGTCCGCACCTGCAAGAAGCTACGCGAGGACGAGGCCGCCAGACTCTTCCGTCAGATAGCCTCGGCTGTGGCGCATTGCCATGACAACGGCGTGGTCCTCCGGGACCTCAAGCTGAGGAAGTTTGTCTTCAGGAACGAGGACAG GAGCCTTGTGAAGCTGGAGAGCCTAGAAGACACCTACATCCTGGAGGGCCATGACGACTCTCTGTCAGACAAACATGGCTGCCCCGCCTACGTCAGCCCCGAGATCCTCAACGCCAGCGGCAGCTACTCGGGCAAGGCGGCCGATGTCTGGTCCCTGGGCGTCATGCTCTACACCATCCTGGTGGGCCGCTACCCCTTCCACGATGTAGAACCCGGCTCCCTGTTCAGTAAGATCCGCCGGGGCCACTTCAGCATCCCAGAGACCCTGACGCCCAAGGCCAAGTGTCTGATCCGGAGTATCCTCCGCCGGGAGCCTGCAGAGCGTCTCACGTCCCGGGAGATCCTGGAGCACCCCTGGTTCTTATCCTCCGGGGCAGCAGGTGGCGCTGTGGTCCAGGGGagaggggagcgggagcaggagcAGACTGTGCCCGAGGTgaacatggaggaggagctggatCAGTTCTTCAGCTGA
- the trib2 gene encoding tribbles homolog 2 isoform X2, which translates to MHSFVRTCKKLREDEAARLFRQIASAVAHCHDNGVVLRDLKLRKFVFRNEDRSLVKLESLEDTYILEGHDDSLSDKHGCPAYVSPEILNASGSYSGKAADVWSLGVMLYTILVGRYPFHDVEPGSLFSKIRRGHFSIPETLTPKAKCLIRSILRREPAERLTSREILEHPWFLSSGAAGGAVVQGRGEREQEQTVPEVNMEEELDQFFS; encoded by the exons ATGCACTCCTTCGTCCGCACCTGCAAGAAGCTACGCGAGGACGAGGCCGCCAGACTCTTCCGTCAGATAGCCTCGGCTGTGGCGCATTGCCATGACAACGGCGTGGTCCTCCGGGACCTCAAGCTGAGGAAGTTTGTCTTCAGGAACGAGGACAG GAGCCTTGTGAAGCTGGAGAGCCTAGAAGACACCTACATCCTGGAGGGCCATGACGACTCTCTGTCAGACAAACATGGCTGCCCCGCCTACGTCAGCCCCGAGATCCTCAACGCCAGCGGCAGCTACTCGGGCAAGGCGGCCGATGTCTGGTCCCTGGGCGTCATGCTCTACACCATCCTGGTGGGCCGCTACCCCTTCCACGATGTAGAACCCGGCTCCCTGTTCAGTAAGATCCGCCGGGGCCACTTCAGCATCCCAGAGACCCTGACGCCCAAGGCCAAGTGTCTGATCCGGAGTATCCTCCGCCGGGAGCCTGCAGAGCGTCTCACGTCCCGGGAGATCCTGGAGCACCCCTGGTTCTTATCCTCCGGGGCAGCAGGTGGCGCTGTGGTCCAGGGGagaggggagcgggagcaggagcAGACTGTGCCCGAGGTgaacatggaggaggagctggatCAGTTCTTCAGCTGA